GTGTCCATAGTCGTTGTACTCCTGCTCCAGTGACTACCTACCGGACTTCTGCCGAATAATCTGCGAGCGCTTCCAGTAGCTTTCTTAATTTCTCCTCTTTGCCGGTCCCGACAATGTCCAGTTGGTTGGTTCGTCGCACGAATCTGTGCAGCTTTGAGATGGACAAGCATGTACCAAGTCGTGTATTTCCAGAGTTCTCCAAGGCTTTGGTTTCACGAGGCAAGGCACATACTTGTAGAGAGTATCGTTCGACAGACGCTGGGAGTCAAGCGGCATATGGTGAAGCGGGTGTTTGAAGAGGGCGGAGGATTGATTGTGGAACTGGATGTGCGGGCTGGTTGGCGGCAGCCCTGCGGCACGTGCGGGACGTTGAGCCGAGTGCGGGACCGGTTGGCTTCCCGCGATTGGCGGCATGTGCCGTTGTGGGGAATTCCGGTAACATTACGTTACGCGCCGACCCGCGTGCGTTGCGGATCCTGCGGCAGGATTCTGGTGGAAGAGATTCCGTGGAGCCAGGGAAAATGCCGTCTGTCGCAGGGGCTTATCTGGCTATTATCGTCATGGTGCAAGCTGCTGCCCTGGGAGCAAGTGGGCAAGCTGTTCGGGGTCCATTGGAACACGGTGGCAACGGCGGTGCGACAGGCGGTGTCGTACGGGCTGGCTCACCGAGACCTGGGTGGCGTGCTCTACATTGGGATCGACGAAATCTCGCGCCGCAAGGGCCACGTCTACGTCACCAACGTCTACGACCTGAAACAGAAGCGTCTCATCTGGTCAGGCGAAGGCCGCAGCCTGGAAACCCTGAAGCGCTTCTTCGACGAACACGGCAACGCTTTGGAAGGTCGAATAAAGGGGGTCTGCTGCGATATGTGGCAGCCGTACATCGATATGATCAAACTGCGGTTGCCCGATGCCGTGCTCGTCTTTGACAAGTTCCACGTCGTGCAGAAACTCTTGCAGGCAGTCGACCAGGTGCGGCGCGACGAGGCACACGAACTGCGCAAGACCAACCCCGAATTGCTCAAGAAGAC
The nucleotide sequence above comes from Syntrophorhabdus sp.. Encoded proteins:
- a CDS encoding ISL3 family transposase → MVKRVFEEGGGLIVELDVRAGWRQPCGTCGTLSRVRDRLASRDWRHVPLWGIPVTLRYAPTRVRCGSCGRILVEEIPWSQGKCRLSQGLIWLLSSWCKLLPWEQVGKLFGVHWNTVATAVRQAVSYGLAHRDLGGVLYIGIDEISRRKGHVYVTNVYDLKQKRLIWSGEGRSLETLKRFFDEHGNALEGRIKGVCCDMWQPYIDMIKLRLPDAVLVFDKFHVVQKLLQAVDQVRRDEAHELRKTNPELLKKTRYIWLKNPENLTDKQRARLGHLERLNLRSNRAYLLKESFREFWNYSTKAGARKFLKKWFWWATHSRLKPMRDFAWTMKNHFEDVLNYFELRIDNGAVEGMNNKAKVVSHRCYGFRTATYYIMALYHCLGELPEPEMVHRFL